TCTTTGGTTCTTGTCTCTTCTCTTCTTCTTGTCTCATCTTTTTTGTCTCATCTACTGTTTCTTCTTGTCTTGTCTCATCTGTTGTCTCATTTCTTGTCTCTTCTGTTCTTGTCTCATCTTGTCTTGTTTCATCTCTCTTCTCACTTCTTCTTGTCTCATCTGTTGTCTTTTCTTGTCTCATCTCTTTTCGTCTTGTCTTGTCTCATATTGTATTGTTATCTCTTTTTTCATCTCTTCTTGACTCATCTGTTGTCTCGTCTTGTCTCATCCCTTCTTGTCTCATTTCTTGTCTCTTTGGTTCTTGTCTCTTCTCCTCTTCTTGTCTCATCTTTTTTGTCTCATCTACTTTCTCTTCTTGTCTTGTCTCATCTCTTTTTGTCTCATTTCTTCTTGTCTCATCTGTTGTCTCATTTCTTGTCTCTTCTGTTCTTGTATCGTCTTGTCTTGTTTCATCTCTCTTCTCACCTCTTCTTGTCTCATTTGTTGTCTTTTCTTGTCTCATCCTTTTTCGTCTTGTCTTGTCTcatattgtattgtttttatttctttttttcattTCTTCTTTTCTCATCTGTTGTCTCGTCTTGTCTCATCCCTTCTTGTCTCATTTCTTTTCTCTTCCGTTCTTGTCTCTTCTCCTCTTCTTGTCTCATCTTTTCTTGTCTCATCTTGTCTTGTTTCATCTCTATTCTCACTTCTTCTTGTCTCATCGGTTGTCTTTTCTTGTCTCATCTCTTTTCGTCTTGTCTCATCTCTTCTTGTCTCATATTGTTTCATCTCTGTTTTCATCTCTTCTTGTCTCATCTGTTGTCTCATTTCTTGGCTTTTCTGTTCTTGTCTCATCTTATCTTGTTTCATCTCTCCTCTCACCTCTTCTTGTCTCATTTGTTGTCTTTTCTTGTCTCATCTCTTTTCGTCTTGTCTTGTCttatattgtattgtttttatttcttttttcatCTCTTCTCATCCGTTTGTCTCTTCTTGTCCTGTTTCATCTCTTCTTGTCTCATCTGCTGCCTTTTCTGTTCTTATCTCATTTCTTGTCTCATTTCTTCTCGTCTAGACAAATTTTTTGCCTCATCTATTCTTGTATCATCTCAACTCTTGTCTATTTTCTTCTGGTTTCTCATCTATTCTTATATAATTTCATCTCTTGTCTCTTTTCTTCTTGCATCTTCTCTTCTTGTCTCATTTCTTCTCACCTTGACTAATTTTTTGCCTTGTCTTATCTCTTGTCTCTTCTTATCTCTTCTTGTTTCTTTTCTTATGGTTTCTCATCTATTTTCGTATCATCTCATCCCTTGCCTCTTTTTGTCTTGTCTCTTTTCTTCTTGTCTAATTTGTTCTCGTCTTGACTAATTTTTTGTCTCATTTCGTCTTGTCTCTTCTCTTGTCTCTTTTTATCTCTTCTTGTCTCTTCCCTTGTCTCTTCTCGTCTCTTCTGGTTTCTAATCTATTGTTGTATGATATCATCTCTTGTCTCTTTTCTTCTTCTCTTATTTCTTCTCGTCTTGATCCTTTCTTGTATCATTGTCTCGTCTCATCTCTTTTTGTCTCTTCGCTTCTTTTCTAATCGCTTCTCGtcctatttttttcttgttttattttcttgtcTCATCTCTCCTTGTTTTGGTCTCTTGTCTCATCTTCCCACCTCTCATGTCTTCTATGTTCCTGTATTGTTTCATTCttgtattttttctctgctcctcctttctgtttttcatttcaattctGTTTTGCTTTTCTTGTCCTTTATTATGGTCCATTATACTGACAAAATTTGACGCAACAACAGTTTTTTCTTCCAGAGTGTGTTTGTAATACAGGCCTCCGTCTGCCTTAAGGCCAAATGTTGGCTCGGCATCGCTCAACATGAGCAGGTTCGTCTGGCTGTGTACCTGCAGTCCGTGGCATTGGCGTGGTGGCACAGGGCAGGTGACAGAAATCTGCATCATACCAAAGTGACAGCCGCTCAAAACAGCTTGGCAACCGCAACCTCATTACGGCATCGACTCGCACAGCCCCGGCGTTGTTGCTGAGACACAAGTGAGTCTGAGAAAGTGCAAAgcatacgcacacacacatgcacagacaGTGGTCATCACTCATTTGCACAGCAGTCAACACTAATGATGTCATCAACAGGCGCCCGGCCAGACTCACACAAACTATAGAGTAGAAGTAGCTTGTATAAAGAGCCTTATTTAGCTCTGCCTAGAGAGCGAGAGAGACGCTTCTGTTTTTACAAAGTTATGGATAGACTCTACCTCCCACTGAGAAACAcgtacataaataaatacatttattatatatatatatatattatacgtctgtgaaatatatttatataaatgtatatattagaAAAGAGCGCGTCAGCCTTGCAAAAACACGCTTGACAAACAACTCGTTATGgtgctaattattttctaaCAAAAACAAGCGTGGAGAAATTACAGCGTATGTTTTTCTAAGCGAGAGCTACTGGGGAATTTCTCTGCAAAAATAAATACGACTAATTGAATAAACGAAGGTCTGAGGAAAATAGCAGCAGCCTGTGGATTCTGGTCTCGCGTTCGCTGCGTTTACATCTAAAAGACTGTAGATTAAATCCCATTTAATCCAGAGTGACTTCATTATAAACTCTAAAATTAAATCATTACCGACACTACGTTAATAGGTTCAAATCTTAGTGCTGTCTACATCTTCTACCTCAAAAATGCCTGATTAAAAATGCCATTTACAGGCAGGTTCTGGATTATTGTGAGGAATATTTCTCTGTAGACAAACAAACTCCATAAAGTTATGACAGAGCTCAAACAGAACAGGTCAGGAATTCAACAGAAACCACCCAAACGTTCATGTCAAGTTACATTGAAGTTTATTAGCCTGCAGGTCTGGAGTCCTCCGAGGCCCTGCGGCTCTGAGCTGGAGGTAGGACCCTTGTTTTTCTCCATCTATCTCAGTATGCGCACCTCTCGCTTCATTAAACGCACACTGGGCATCGACACATGCACCCACCATCCATCAAACCCcattctgtttattttcagAGCTAAGAAAGACCTATTTAATAGCGAGCAGGTTGCATCAGTGGGCGGACAGTACGCCGGCTGTGTGTGTACGCAAACGTGAGGCGCGTGCATGCGTGTGATTCACCTGTCAGAGAGTCCCGTATGAATTCCTCTTCCAAGCGCACCTGAACTGAAAGGCACATTGATGCGGCTCCCGGACAGAAATAACTGCTGATGTCATGTGTTTTGGGATGGAGAAACTGTAAGAGGCAGACAGACTCGAAAACATACGGCCTTTATTGAAATCCTGGCAGTACAGGTATTTGTCTGATACGGATATTAGTCTGATACCAACGGAGTCACAGCACAGACAAGAGAAAACAGATGATAAACGCTCTTTTACTTTATATCTTTGTTTTAAACCTTCATGAGAAAACAAGATGATGGGTCTCTTAAATGCCTCTTAAAgggttacactgcaaaaaaatattttcaataaaaaaaattcttagtatttttgtcttgttttcagtaaaaattagtgctgggcaaagattaatcgcgattaatcgcatacaaaataaaagtgatttttttgcataatatatgtgcgtgtactgtgtctaattattatgtatatttaaccacacacacatgtatatattcatttcagaattgttttatttatatatcattttttttatttatatttaatatagattatgtaaaaatgtaaataaatatatataaacatgtaaatgtttcttaaatacatacatgaatgtgtgtgtatatatttatacatagacacagcacacactcatatattataccaataatcacttttattttgtatgcgattaatcgcgattaatctttgcccagcactagtaaaaatatctaaaaattgttaaattaagatgctttttcttgatgaacaaaacgaccaaaaaataagtctagtttttagaccaaaaatatcaaatttaagtgattttgtgcataaaacaagcaaaaaaatctgccaatggggtatgcaaaaaatcttgaacatttttcttaaacactaaattcaagaaaaatttgcttccccattggcagattttttttgcttgttttatgcacaaaatcacttaaattcgacatttttggtcttaaaactagacttattttattgTGTCGTTGCAAACGTACAGACACAAAATACGCTGGCAAGTAATTTGTGCATTTATACGGgctgtttaagtattgtttacAGTGTTTGCATAAtggctttaataaaaaattgaaaaaatgttGGCAACTATGTCATCATCACGTGACGTCAGCAGCATGTGCCATAGTCTGCTCATGAACACGCCTATAGGACCAAGATGGAGATCAAATTGTtgaatttttgtgtgtgtgtgtgtatgcacaAAAGTGTTCTCGTCACTCCACAACACCATTATTGAACTTTTGACGATGTCCTTCAATCTCTTCTGAGCCCGATTGTGAAAACTTAGTCCTCAGTTTAGTTTGTTTTAAGGGGAAGAAAAACTATTTTAGAATCAGTAAAGATGTTGTCTCTAAACGTTGAAGTAAAttgctaatgcatttactaactTTTCATGAGGCCTTTAATTGTTCATTCATACACACATAGCGTCTTTGATGAGGTCTGGTATATTTTATTACATGAGAAATTCATAAGGAAGCAGATCAGACTGCACTCTGGATCTATAAGTGCCCGTAAATGCAGATCCTTCGAAACATCCGAAATGACCAAACCAGTTGCAGTAAAGTTTTcttataataaaaacatctcaGTAAAGGCATCCGTCCTTTAGCTTCAACAGATAGTTTTACCATTCATATTCTGCATGCAATAAAATTGAATAAGGTTAGTGAATGAGGTTATTCGTCTGGAGGAACATTTCATTGCtctttcgtgtctctggagacttGTGGAGTTCTCATTTATGCCTCACCGAATTATCAGCTTTGTTTCTGATGTTTCTCCTAAAAGTCTGGAAGAGAAGATGAAGTATGAATATAAACCTATAAAATGCATAACCGGAATGATTTGGTTTTGGAAGAATTTAATGAGATGTAGAGTTCAGTTTCTTGCAGACTTTTGTATCTTTGCAAAGCAACTCATGTGATTTCTTGGGACTTTCCTCTTGAGAAACAAATGAGTATCCATTTAATCTTCTGGCTGTCTGTGAAATGGAGATATTGAATATCTGTGAAAGATTTCCAGCATATCAAAGATGTCAGCTTTGCTGTGATACCCAGTCTGAGCAAAATACACCTTATACGTTATATACATTTCACAGTCTTTTCTTGCAGAAGAAAATGTGTTGAAGTGTGAATGTGAGATGTATTATCTCTCTATCTGCTTTATGGGCAATGGAACGGCTCTTCGTTAAATGATTCCTAAAGAGCGAGGGTTTGACAATAGCTAGGACTTAAAACATCACTTTCTTGCTGGGAGGTGTGAGTTCTGGATTAATTTGGACACTTTTTCACTGCCTAATTCCCTCTGGCACAAGTGCACAATATTTAATGTCAAAGATATAAAAAAATCgcacctgtctgtctatctgttacATCTCAGTCTCAAGAGAGAtggatatatagacagacagacagatggacagataaaGATATGCTAAATCCGTACACATTCCCCAACTGACACTCAAAGGTTTGGGCATCACCATGTGGACCGCGCGTGGCCGACAGAGGGCGAAGCGCATCCCTCTGAACGCCTCCAGCCACgcctctctctctttttgtgcgtgtgtgtgtgtgtgtcgttGAAGGAGGTGTCGGGGAATCTCCTGCACATAAACCCACCTTCAAAAAAAGAGCTGGAGTATTACATCACGGGGCCACGCGTGTATATATGAGAGGCGCGCGCGTGAGAGAGGCATTCCTAGAGTTTTTGCTCCAGATGCGTCGCGTGCAGGACCTCAACGCGTGATGCTGCGCACGGGACATGCTATTCTGATGCATTTAATAGATTTGATGAAAAGCACCGGTTTGGAGCGATACGTGGACATTTGAGACTGAGACATCACCAGGGATTGACGAGTTGATATTCTGCATCTTCTGCATAAAGTTCGCGTCTCCCGTTATGTGGATGGATAGATCAGCTGTCTAAGAGCTGAAAACTCACGTGCACTTTGGATTTGCGTTGGAAAGTTTCCTGGAGCGCACTTTCCCTTCGCGCGTCATGATGGATCATTCGCAGTGTTTGATGGCCGTGTACCTGCTGCTGGTTTCTCTCGTTCAGTGTCAGCATTATTATCTCCTCAGACCCATCCCCAGCGACGCATTACCACTGCTGGAGCTCAAAGAAGACCCGGACCCCATCTATGACCCACGGGAGAAAGATCTGAACGAAACCGAGCTGAGGAGCGTCCTCGGAGACTTTGACAGCCGCTTCCTCTCCATCGCGCCTCCACAGGACCGCTACACGGGCAACGAGGACGTGGACGAGCCTGAACTGCAGCAGTACCCCACCGGACTCATGCCCAAAGACATCCGGGGACTGGACTTTGACATGCAGTGGGGCAAAAAGCGCAAAGCGAGTAAAAAGCTGAAGCGCAGGCTGCAGATGTGGCTGTGGTCGTATTCCTTCTGCCCGGTGCTTTACTCGTGGAATGACCTCGGCTCACGGTTCTGGCCGCGGTTCGTCCGGGCTGGAAGCTGCTACAGTAAGAGGTCCTGTTCGGTTCCAGAGGGGATGCTTTGTAAACCTGCCAAATCCACGCATATCACGCTGCTGCGCTGGAGATGCGTGCAAAGGAGAGGCGCGCTCAAATGCGCGTGGATACCCGTGCAGTATCCCATCATAACGGAGTGTAAATGCTCCTGCGCAAACTGAAAATGGGATGTAATCTACATATATGTgtggacaaaaatataaaaacactgaTACAGATGCAAATGACTGGACAAGTGATGGAAAACACTGATCCATATTTCTGGATTTATGaagttaaaaatgttatattttgatAACTGTCATGAACAAATGCTTAACAGGACAGTATACATCTGAATGTGAATAGATCTATTTTCATATTTATCCAATGCAAagtatatatatagtatatatatatatatataattgtcATGCAATTCAATGTATATTAACTGAAGATTTGTTAAGCATTGTGCAATGTAACAAAGTCTGTAAATACAATTTCATGAAAGTGATTCCCATTCATATTTTATGCACTATGGTGTGTATGAATGTATTGTATATGTCGTGCCAACATGTTAGCTACTTGTAAAAAGCCAGTATTATGAGTACTACCCAGAGTCTACTGTATTTGTGGAAAATATTGGTAacgtgtgtatttatattgcaGAGAATGGCCCGTAGAGCCTCTTCAGATGTTTTATATAGTTTTCCACTCTTTGGAAGACGCAGATGTGACGACCTCAAAATTTATTATGGATTTTCTTGTTTTTGTCTCGCAATATGACGACCTATCCTGTAAATTAAGATGAActgttatttattctttatattCAGATAATAAAATATCCATAAAACTCCAGCATGTTGTgcttttgttttataagtctttgtTTCTTTCATGACCCCCGTGAAGAAACTTCAAAGAGGTTTTTTCCTAATTTACCATGAAATATTCTCACCTGGTTTAAAGGGCCTGTAACCAAGCAACAGCTATTGATGAATACTGAGTCTCAGTTAGAGATTTGGCAACACTTTCATGAAAAACCCATTACTTACATTCAAATggtgcatatttttatataccCAAACTGCTGATTTGACAAGTTATTTAATGCATCAATTCATTCAAAACCTAATGAATTGGTGACCGTCCACACTTTGAGTGTTAACAGACCTGATAGTTTTTCTAATGAGCACATTAGTTGTCAGTCTGTAAAATCAAAGCTTATCTGATAAGCACGCGAGGAGAAATGGCAGCTTCTTTATCTGAAGCGCCCGCTCTTTATTGAGGGGTGGAGAGCATCATTATTCCCATTCAGGACCTGTTAACATCTACTGTAAGTGGCCTTTGAACAGATGACGGCAGATAAAGACTTGTGAAACAGCTGTACAGCATCTCTCTCATGTGGCCCGGGCCCGACTGCCACCCGCCCATTTGCAGCCCCGCAGGAGGGCCGGCCTCCCTCTGAGAGCGTGGAGCCAGTCTAAAGAGAGAAATAAACCCTGCCAAACAGCCCTCATAAAGGCCATCAAATACAGCTCTGTTTACCCCTGCAGAACGGCGCTTTATCCAAACACACACTGCTGATTAGGACACCGTTTGGGCAAACGAATCACGCGCGACTTCGTTTAAATGGATGTGTGCTGCCAAAACTGTAATGAAAGCTTTGGGTTTTGAGGTTTTAGATGCGATGATGTAAGGCACCGAGTGTTTTCCTTTGGGTTCGGGGGTACTGGGACCTACGCAGGCCTTATCTTATTACAGATCTCATTACATTATAGATTTCGATGGATTGGCTTCTTTAAAGCACCACCCTAAAGTGATCTGTGGGACGTAAAAATGTTCCTCAAACTGTAAAACCATTTTTGGGCCCATTTACTCAAGCTTAGTTTACTGCAGGCATGCGCAGACTCTTTAAAACTCTTTTTGGATTTTGGACTGATTTTTGGGTCAACTATCACTTTTGCATCAGTCCTTTTGATTGCACATGTATCCCACGAGTACGTCTGATCATTTGCGTGTGCCGAGATCTGCGACGGCGAGCGAGCCGCTGTTATCACAGTGAATTACTGCGCTTGCGGTGCGTCTGCAATGACAGTGTGCAGCCTGAGCGCAGAGGTCGTGGCGATCAGGGCCCCGTGACGACCTCTCTGTCCGAACGGGGAGGGGGCGGCTCCTGCACGGTGGCCCCCAGGTACCAGCCCTCGGTCGAACGGGGAGGCAGTTCGTAAACTCTGCAGGAGATGGGCTGTAATTTATACATTCCTGCCTCTTTCTCTTCATCATCTGCTTCCTACTGATGTCCTGTCCGCTGTATCTGAAAGAAAGTAGTGTGTACTGCATGGGGACACTGACTGACTAGTATTTATGCTCCTGtttagtggtagagcattgcgatAACAGAGCAAAAGGTCacgggtttgaacccagggaacacacatagtgATAAATACgtatactttgtaatgcatcgtaaatcgctttggattaaagcgtcTGCCAATTGCATAgatgtacactttaaaaaaaaatatgcagcatgcagtgaaatcaacacatatttttatgttactttaacttaaagttaattaaacaatttaacttgaatttataaaccaaaacttaaaatagtaggttgaattgacttgcaaaaccaagatGTTTTTACTTTGTgctgattttttacagtgtagatgtaAATTAAGCAATATGCAATTTATGATGATATGAACATTCTGAACATTTCTTATTTcagattattttatttgttgaataaaataataattgggGTCAATCCTAAAATGAGCATGAACAAATATTATATAATGACAGATCATGGTAGTATATACACGATCTGCTAATGGTTTAAATCACTTAATTGAAATATTTATCGTGATCTTTAAAACCTTTTAATCTGAAGGTATAtgctttaatgtttaaaatttgtTTTGTAGACAAACATTTTAATGGCAACGCAAAATTAAAaatgcatacactgtaaaaagtgaaaagttggagccacttaaaaatgtatgtcaattggtaacacttaaaaaattaataattttttttacttaaagtaaaaacttaagtgaaattgtaagtaaaaaaaaaacattttttaagtgttatcagttgaaataattttgtaagttgatccaacttatcacaattaattttttttaaatgtggggGAGTTTGCATTAAAAAGGTGAAAAAGAAAAGGCAAAGTTATGTCTAACTTAGTTCCCAAtattacatttgtgtttttctAAGTTAAGTAATATTTTTGAATGTTAATAATAAAGAATGAGTGACCCTAAACTTTCAACTAATGCCgtatttaaatatgaatatatatgATAGTTGACCATCTAAATGCAACTATAAATGATTAGTCCTATATAATCTTTATAGTCATGTATTTTTAATGTCAATAATGAGAGTTTTAATGAAAGTGAACATTCTGgacatcatttattttataaattatttcatttcttacataaaataatatttgGAGTCAATCCTAAAATCAGTTTTCATAAATTATCATTAAGAAATATTATATAATGACAGATCATGGTAGTATATACTCGATCACTTAATTGAAATATGTATCATGATCTTTAAAAACCTTTATAGGTATATGCTTTAATGTTTCAATTTTCTTTTGTAGACAAACATTTTAACGGCaacgtaaaattaaaaaatgcatacactgtaaaaagtgaaaagttgaaGCCACTTAAGAATGTATGTCAagtggtaacacttaaaaaaaaaaacttaatttttttacttaaagtaaaaacttaagtgaaattgtaagtaaaaaaaaatgtaagtgttACCAGTTGAAGTAATTTtgtaagttgatccaacttatcacaatttattttttttttaaatgtggggGAGTTAAAAAGGCGAATTTATATACTCGATCACTTAATTGAAATATTTATCATGATctttaaaaccttttaaaattAAACCTTTTGATCTTTAAAACCTTTTAATCTAAAGGTAATTgaattaatgtttaaaatatttttgtggacaaacattttaatggcaacataatattaaaaaaacatacaacagtttattaaaatacaattttttgcATTAGAAAAGAAAGTTATATCTATACTTAGTATCCAGaataacatttgtgttattcTAAGTTTATTATTCGAAAATATTACTAAAGAATGAGTGACCTTAAACTTTTAACCAAtgttgtatttaaatatattaaatataaattaaaatatatatgataTGACCATTTAAATGCAGCTACATGAATTATTAGTCTATATTATTAGTATAATATCATGTTGTGTATATTTAATGTCAATAATGAGAGttcatttaataaaatgtgtttaatgaTTAACGCGTCTCTT
This window of the Misgurnus anguillicaudatus chromosome 19, ASM2758022v2, whole genome shotgun sequence genome carries:
- the LOC129436737 gene encoding noggin-1 encodes the protein MMDHSQCLMAVYLLLVSLVQCQHYYLLRPIPSDALPLLELKEDPDPIYDPREKDLNETELRSVLGDFDSRFLSIAPPQDRYTGNEDVDEPELQQYPTGLMPKDIRGLDFDMQWGKKRKASKKLKRRLQMWLWSYSFCPVLYSWNDLGSRFWPRFVRAGSCYSKRSCSVPEGMLCKPAKSTHITLLRWRCVQRRGALKCAWIPVQYPIITECKCSCAN